One region of Chloroflexota bacterium genomic DNA includes:
- a CDS encoding response regulator transcription factor: MAKEILIIEDEDFIGGLLSRSLSQWGYEVTIAKCTEALKEAREHHASLVLLEVPTASVKALETCQLIRSITAAPIIALVESPTQFDEIQGIQYLSKPIDFQQLLVAVESALKTKPRPREQRIRTLRQGDLELDLQTRCLTKGDRRYHLTPKECLLLKLFMSNPGRVLRHRIILKKVWNTDYDGDIATLQVHVSWLRKKIEDEPGKHTRLRTVRGVGYRFEAKPAPALEDEA; the protein is encoded by the coding sequence ATGGCGAAGGAAATCCTGATCATTGAGGATGAAGATTTCATCGGTGGCTTGCTCAGCAGAAGCCTGTCACAATGGGGTTATGAAGTTACTATAGCAAAATGCACGGAAGCCCTCAAAGAGGCTCGGGAACATCATGCAAGCCTTGTCTTGTTGGAAGTGCCCACCGCCAGTGTTAAAGCTCTCGAAACTTGCCAACTCATACGAAGCATAACTGCCGCACCCATTATTGCGCTCGTAGAGAGTCCTACCCAGTTCGATGAAATCCAAGGAATCCAGTACCTTTCTAAACCCATTGATTTTCAACAACTATTAGTTGCCGTGGAAAGTGCCCTGAAAACGAAGCCAAGGCCGCGGGAACAAAGAATACGCACTTTACGCCAGGGTGACCTGGAGCTTGACTTACAAACCCGCTGTTTGACCAAAGGAGATCGTCGTTACCATCTGACGCCCAAAGAATGCTTGCTGCTCAAGTTGTTCATGAGCAACCCAGGCCGGGTATTAAGGCATAGAATAATTCTGAAAAAGGTATGGAACACTGATTACGATGGCGACATTGCTACGCTACAGGTGCATGTGAGCTGGCTACGCAAGAAAATCGAGGACGAACCCGGGAAACATACGCGCCTGCGCACCGTGCGGGGAGTGGGCTACCGCTTCGAGGCCAAACCTGCACCCGCTTTGGAGGATGAGGCGTAG